A single genomic interval of Rhea pennata isolate bPtePen1 chromosome 5, bPtePen1.pri, whole genome shotgun sequence harbors:
- the BDNF gene encoding brain-derived neurotrophic factor gives MTILFLTMVISYFSCMKAAPMKEASVRGQGSLAYPGLRTHGTLESLNGPNAGSRGLTSLADTFEHVIEELLDEDRDVQPSEENKDADLYTSRVMLSSQVPLEPPLLFLLEEYKNYLDAANMSMRVRRHSDPARRGELSVCDSTSEWVTAAEKKTAVDMSGATVTVLEKVPVPKGQLKQYFYETKCNPKGYTKEGCRGIDKRHWNSQCRTTQSYVRALTMDNKKRVGWRFIRIDTSCVCTLTIKRGR, from the coding sequence ATGACCATCCTTTTCCTTACTATGGTTATCTCATACTTCAGTTGCATGAAAGCTGCCCCGATGAAAGAAGCTAGTGTAAGGGGACAAGGCAGCTTGGCTTACCCAGGTCTGCGGACCCATGGGACTCTGGAGAGCCTAAACGGGCCCAATGCTGGTTCAAGAGGACTGACGTCGCTGGCAGACACTTTTGAACATGTCATAGAGGAGCTTCTAGATGAGGATCGGGACGTGCAGCCCAGCGAGGAAAACAAGGATGCAGACTTGTACACATCGCGAGTCATGCTGAGCAGTCAAGTGCCTTTGGAACCCCCCCTGCTCTTCCTGCTTGAGGAGTACAAAAACTACTTGGATGCTGCAAATATGTCCATGAGAGTCCGGCGCCACTCTGACCCAGCTCGCCGAGGGGAACTGAGCGTATGTGACAGTACGAGTGAGTGGGTAACAGCGGCAGAGAAAAAGACTGCAGTGGACATGTCTGGTGCGACTGTCACAGTCCTTGAAAAAGTTCCAGTACCCAAAGGCCAACTGAAGCAATACTTCTATGAGACCAAATGCAACCCCAAGGGGTACACGAAAGAGGGTTGCAGGGGCATAGACAAGAGGCACTGGAACTCCCAGTGCCGAACTACCCAGTCTTATGTGCGAGCTCTCACCATGGATAATAAAAAGAGAGTTGGCTGGCGGTTTATAAGAATAGACACTTCCTGTGTATGTACATTAACCATTAAAAGGGGAAGATAG